DNA sequence from the Tenacibaculum mesophilum genome:
CCTGTCCTCTCCAAAATATTCAGCAAAATTTGCTAACGTTTTTAATAATTTATGCGGACTCTCATAAAAAATCATAGTACGTGTTTCTTCTGCTAAGAATTGTAAACGTGTTTGACGTCCTTTTTTTACAGGTAAAAAGCCTTCAAAAACAAATTTATCATTCGGTAAACCTGAGTTTACCAATGCAGGTACAAAAGCGGTCGCTCCTGGTAAGCATTTCACCTCTATATCGTTTTGTACACAAGCTCTGGTAAGTAAAAAACCAGGATCTGAAATTGCAGGAGTTCCTGCATCTGAAATTAAAGCAAAAGTTTCACCACTCTGCAAACGTTTTACAATCGTTTCAACCGTTTTGTGTTCATTATGCATATGATGAGATTGCATAGGTGTAGCAATATCATAGTGCTTTAACAACTTCCCACTTGTACGTGTATCTTCCGCCAAAATATAGTCTACTTCTTTTAAAATATTGAGTGCTCTTAGCGTAATATCTTCTAAATTTCCAATCGGTGTAGGTACCAAATACAGTTTACTCATACAACAAAGCTACAACAAAGTTTTCTTACATTTGTCCTATGCCAAAAAAGCTGTTAAAAAATATTGATTTTCCTTCGGATGTAAGGAAATTAACACCTGAAAACCTACCGCAACTAGCAAAGGAATTGCGTGAGTTTATTATTGATGTGGTTTCCACAAAAGAAGGGCATTTAGGTGCAAGCTTAGGTGTGGTTGAACTAACCATAGCACTTCATTATTTATTTGAT
Encoded proteins:
- the rsmI gene encoding 16S rRNA (cytidine(1402)-2'-O)-methyltransferase translates to MSKLYLVPTPIGNLEDITLRALNILKEVDYILAEDTRTSGKLLKHYDIATPMQSHHMHNEHKTVETIVKRLQSGETFALISDAGTPAISDPGFLLTRACVQNDIEVKCLPGATAFVPALVNSGLPNDKFVFEGFLPVKKGRQTRLQFLAEETRTMIFYESPHKLLKTLANFAEYFGEDRQISVSRELTKLFEETKRGSVKEVLSYYTEKPAKGEIVIVVEGKK